One Methanoculleus sp. 7T genomic window carries:
- a CDS encoding diacylglycerol/polyprenol kinase family protein, with product MNESLRQVVHLVFGLGIAGFVFIFDRGLTISVLMLTLFVGFILSDAVARGYTIPVVSPLIENLERRDAAPGKGALFFALGALFCLVFFPKEVVFVGLVVLALLDSVATIVGVRFGRTRIYNHKSLEGTLAGVAVTAAALCLLVPPPAALATAAAAGLAELASPVDDNLVIPVVACLVLTILL from the coding sequence ATGAACGAGTCGCTCCGACAGGTCGTCCACCTCGTCTTCGGCCTCGGGATCGCGGGGTTCGTCTTCATCTTCGACCGCGGCCTCACCATCTCCGTCCTCATGCTCACCCTCTTTGTGGGGTTCATCCTCTCCGACGCCGTCGCACGGGGCTACACCATCCCGGTCGTCTCCCCCCTCATCGAGAACCTGGAGCGGCGGGACGCCGCCCCGGGCAAGGGAGCGCTCTTCTTCGCGCTCGGAGCCCTCTTCTGCCTCGTCTTCTTCCCAAAAGAGGTCGTCTTCGTCGGACTCGTGGTGCTCGCGCTCCTCGACAGCGTCGCCACCATCGTCGGCGTCAGGTTCGGGAGGACCCGGATCTACAACCATAAGTCGCTTGAGGGCACGCTCGCCGGAGTCGCGGTCACGGCCGCCGCCCTCTGCCTCCTCGTCCCGCCGCCCGCCGCCCTCGCGACGGCCGCGGCCGCGGGGCTTGCGGAACTGGCAAGCCCCGTGGACGACAACCTCGTCATCCCGGTCGTGGCCTGCCTCGTCCTCACGATCCTGTTATGA
- a CDS encoding small multi-drug export protein, which translates to MTADTKATASEPDRWKAALRNPYLIGPVKFILPLAVIPAVFAALYLTEPYDRFLVLSGLIAAYFVPPAGKESIIPIAILMGYPWWLIMLVIFLLDVAVSLFVVWNFDLALKIPLVGRLLEGGMRVARNYTEKQPWLRRFSTIGLTLFVFFPLQGTGAMNGSILGRLLGLDKTRVFSCVCIGSFTSCLVFALGADVLLDVYRQDPTLGIGLLVLIVVAVLAGVVGWRMREKRLRGRRPS; encoded by the coding sequence ATGACCGCAGACACGAAGGCAACCGCCTCGGAACCGGACCGGTGGAAGGCCGCCCTCCGAAACCCCTACCTCATCGGCCCCGTCAAGTTCATCCTCCCGCTTGCCGTCATCCCGGCCGTCTTTGCCGCCCTCTACCTGACCGAACCCTATGACCGGTTTCTCGTCCTCTCCGGGCTGATCGCCGCCTACTTCGTTCCCCCGGCCGGGAAGGAGTCGATCATCCCGATCGCGATCCTGATGGGCTACCCGTGGTGGCTCATCATGCTGGTGATCTTCCTCCTCGACGTCGCCGTCTCGCTCTTCGTCGTCTGGAACTTCGACCTGGCGCTGAAGATCCCGCTGGTCGGCCGGCTACTCGAGGGCGGGATGAGGGTGGCTCGGAACTATACCGAGAAACAGCCTTGGCTCCGGCGGTTTTCGACGATAGGGCTCACTCTCTTTGTCTTCTTCCCGCTCCAGGGGACCGGGGCGATGAACGGGTCGATCCTCGGCCGGCTGCTCGGGCTGGACAAGACTCGGGTCTTTTCATGCGTCTGCATCGGATCGTTCACCTCCTGCCTCGTCTTTGCCCTCGGCGCCGACGTGCTCTTGGACGTCTACCGGCAGGATCCGACCCTCGGCATCGGCCTGCTCGTTCTGATCGTCGTCGCCGTCCTGGCCGGGGTCGTGGGGTGGCGGATGCGGGAGAAGAGACTGCGGGGACGGCGGCCGTCGTAG
- a CDS encoding M48 family metallopeptidase, with product MHRISVSGVEVDVARKDIKNLHLGVYPPEGRVRVATPLRVDDEAVRLAVITKLPWIKRQQTRFRTQERQSPRDYTYRETHYYLGKRYLLNVIEHTGPSRVEVRNKARIDLYVPAGSDAYRREQVMLKWYRKELKALIPPLFTKWQETLGVTVDDWGVKKMKTKWGSCNIEARRIWLNLELAKKPVQCLEYVIVHEMVHFLERNHTDRFRELMDQFMPQWRHYRDVLNQAPLCHETWRY from the coding sequence ATGCACCGGATCTCCGTGAGTGGAGTAGAGGTCGATGTGGCCCGGAAAGACATCAAGAATCTGCATCTCGGGGTGTACCCTCCTGAAGGCCGGGTCCGGGTAGCAACGCCGTTACGCGTGGACGATGAAGCGGTGCGGCTGGCGGTGATCACAAAATTGCCGTGGATCAAACGGCAGCAGACCCGATTCAGAACCCAGGAACGCCAGAGCCCGCGAGACTACACCTACCGCGAGACGCACTACTACCTCGGCAAACGCTACCTGCTGAACGTTATCGAGCATACAGGCCCGTCGCGGGTTGAGGTGCGCAATAAGGCAAGGATTGACCTGTATGTTCCGGCGGGAAGCGATGCCTACAGACGCGAACAGGTCATGCTCAAGTGGTATCGGAAGGAACTCAAGGCCCTGATCCCGCCTCTGTTCACGAAGTGGCAGGAGACGCTCGGGGTAACGGTGGACGACTGGGGGGTTAAAAAGATGAAGACCAAGTGGGGCAGTTGTAACATCGAGGCCCGGCGAATCTGGCTGAATCTGGAACTCGCGAAGAAACCGGTTCAGTGCCTGGAATACGTTATCGTCCACGAGATGGTCCATTTCCTAGAGCGAAATCACACCGACCGGTTCAGGGAACTGATGGATCAATTCATGCCACAGTGGCGACACTATCGGGATGTGTTAAACCAGGCACCACTATGCCACGAGACCTGGCGTTACTGA
- a CDS encoding DUF4209 domain-containing protein, translated as MSAERPPAELDITHQDFTDCGWEEVLNNTERDGYMSMWQAFHAAAKRATADGQQSHAKVLWLLGDVCSMMLSPKSINEPFKPAIVMRGQRSAIPEDLSDPDIAFLSGIVNTIDDPWLKARLADLIWLRKRPRDIRFALMAIDSYRSIPIDRETWVFDGQECWERAMGLARMLNAGSGERLKEIEEAVIRAFESSTRQDGFLVLGLAGLLFDNGLGRDERSTIAQKLESLAREFDGEGDLHSAREFLKVSAKWFKAAGDNEKIAEMTVAVAESFVKEAEARIESDKPSHMAAAGFYEDAIQTYRTIPHSERPVHRVDERLKELQLRLNESGKKALDEMGVISIPGIDLSQYIEDARSSVHDKSTMEALEAFANLQPYSNVKELRQQVIKKLQKYPLQAIIAGVMMGRDGRVIARRPGMSLGDTPSEDDEIGIRAEMVHDHGIMVGMVVQGRILPALEVLQLEHRLRESDFFYLASRSPIVPIGRERLFGMALFAGYDYDFVTALHLLIPQIENMVRFHLKSAGVKTTTLDSKGIETENGLSTLMGLPECETMFGEDLTFEIKALFCDAYGPNLRNELAHGLLDDRACQSAYAIYAWWLCLKLVFNMFWNATHKIDGSSGEAAA; from the coding sequence ATGAGCGCCGAACGTCCCCCCGCAGAACTTGACATCACGCACCAGGACTTTACTGATTGTGGCTGGGAAGAGGTATTGAATAACACAGAGCGAGACGGCTATATGTCCATGTGGCAGGCCTTTCATGCCGCTGCAAAACGGGCAACAGCAGATGGGCAGCAATCCCACGCGAAGGTGCTCTGGCTGCTGGGTGACGTATGCTCGATGATGCTGTCGCCTAAAAGTATCAACGAACCATTCAAGCCCGCTATTGTAATGAGGGGGCAACGGTCAGCAATCCCCGAGGACCTGTCGGATCCTGATATAGCATTCCTTTCGGGAATAGTCAATACCATCGACGATCCATGGTTAAAAGCGCGTTTGGCAGACCTTATCTGGCTCAGAAAACGACCACGCGATATCCGTTTCGCCTTGATGGCAATCGATAGTTACCGGTCAATACCAATAGATCGCGAGACGTGGGTGTTCGACGGCCAAGAGTGCTGGGAGCGTGCCATGGGCTTGGCTCGCATGCTCAACGCAGGTTCAGGAGAACGCTTAAAGGAGATAGAAGAGGCCGTTATCAGGGCTTTCGAATCGAGCACACGTCAGGATGGGTTTCTCGTCCTCGGACTGGCAGGCCTGCTCTTTGATAATGGACTCGGTCGAGACGAACGATCAACTATCGCCCAGAAACTCGAGTCCCTGGCACGCGAATTCGATGGCGAAGGCGATCTCCACAGTGCTCGCGAATTCCTTAAAGTTTCAGCAAAATGGTTTAAGGCAGCTGGCGACAACGAAAAAATCGCTGAAATGACAGTTGCAGTCGCGGAAAGCTTTGTCAAGGAAGCTGAGGCAAGAATTGAGTCTGATAAACCGAGTCATATGGCCGCGGCGGGCTTCTACGAGGATGCTATCCAGACCTACCGCACAATCCCCCATTCTGAACGACCTGTTCATCGGGTAGATGAGCGACTCAAAGAGCTTCAATTGCGTCTCAACGAATCGGGAAAGAAGGCTCTGGATGAGATGGGTGTCATAAGTATCCCCGGGATAGATCTCAGTCAGTATATCGAAGACGCTAGGAGTTCAGTGCATGACAAGAGTACTATGGAAGCCTTGGAGGCATTCGCCAATTTACAACCGTATTCGAATGTCAAAGAACTTCGCCAACAAGTAATCAAGAAACTTCAGAAGTATCCACTTCAGGCTATCATCGCGGGGGTCATGATGGGCCGCGATGGTCGTGTCATAGCCAGACGTCCGGGCATGAGCCTCGGCGATACACCCTCCGAGGACGACGAGATCGGCATCCGTGCCGAGATGGTCCATGACCATGGAATCATGGTCGGAATGGTTGTTCAGGGCCGCATCCTACCTGCACTTGAAGTTCTACAATTAGAGCACCGCTTACGCGAATCAGATTTCTTTTATCTTGCCAGTCGTTCGCCGATTGTGCCCATAGGCCGCGAGCGTCTCTTTGGAATGGCTCTGTTTGCCGGTTACGACTATGACTTCGTGACGGCACTCCACCTCTTGATACCGCAGATCGAGAATATGGTCAGGTTCCATTTGAAATCCGCCGGTGTCAAGACCACAACCCTGGATAGTAAAGGCATTGAGACCGAGAATGGTCTGAGCACACTGATGGGCCTGCCTGAGTGTGAAACGATGTTTGGTGAGGATCTTACGTTTGAGATAAAGGCGCTGTTTTGTGATGCCTATGGACCGAACTTACGTAACGAGCTTGCACACGGCCTTCTCGATGACAGGGCCTGTCAAAGCGCTTATGCGATATACGCCTGGTGGCTTTGCCTCAAACTTGTGTTTAACATGTTCTGGAATGCCACACATAAGATCGATGGAAGTAGTGGGGAGGCAGCGGCATGA
- the pyk gene encoding pyruvate kinase has translation MMLEEALQRISEQAKRKRMSLPDHKTKIVCTIGPASRSREMLARLIRAGMNVARLNLSHGTFEEHRENIHNIRAAAEDAGLPVTILIDLPGPKIRLGDLAEEPIELHKGDTVTLTSAPASDGPSRIPVDFEQFPQLVSEGSTIFLNDGFLQLRVDAVEGKDVRATVVIGGPLLSRKGLSLVGGGGIVALSAVTDRDLECIDFGLAEGIDTFGISFIERAEDIRKAREHAARSGKSLRVIAKIERQEALANIDEILRETDGVMIARGDLGVQTPIEDVPAVQKRIIQKANILGRPVITATQMLVSMTDNIRPTRAEVTDVANAILDGTDAVMLSEETSIGKYPVETVAMMAKIARSTEEKRSTLGPGYNLVDYFRQGKGREGITINDVVSLNVIEAMDALGIRFVLTPTRSGNTPRNISRFKPGAWILAFTRNPSTLKFLAFSYGVCPFLIRSEKEYWHGAILDSIRDSGLIEPGERVVLTEGISPGREGTDSLIILTVE, from the coding sequence ATGATGCTCGAAGAGGCTCTGCAGCGTATATCGGAGCAGGCAAAACGGAAGCGGATGAGCCTGCCGGATCACAAAACAAAGATCGTCTGCACCATCGGGCCGGCGTCACGCTCCCGGGAGATGCTCGCCCGGCTGATCCGGGCCGGCATGAACGTCGCGCGGCTCAACCTCTCCCACGGGACGTTCGAAGAGCACCGGGAGAACATCCATAACATCCGGGCCGCAGCGGAGGACGCCGGGCTCCCGGTCACGATCTTGATCGACCTCCCGGGGCCGAAGATCCGGCTCGGCGACCTCGCGGAGGAGCCCATCGAACTGCACAAGGGCGATACCGTCACCCTCACGTCCGCGCCTGCGTCGGACGGCCCTTCCCGGATTCCCGTCGACTTCGAGCAGTTCCCGCAACTGGTCTCGGAGGGGAGCACCATCTTCCTCAACGACGGGTTCCTCCAACTCAGGGTCGATGCGGTCGAAGGGAAGGATGTCCGGGCGACGGTGGTCATCGGCGGCCCGCTCCTCTCGCGCAAAGGCCTGAGCCTTGTCGGCGGCGGGGGGATCGTCGCGCTCAGCGCAGTGACCGACCGGGACCTCGAGTGCATCGACTTCGGGCTTGCCGAGGGGATCGACACCTTCGGGATATCGTTCATCGAGCGGGCGGAGGATATCAGGAAGGCCCGGGAGCACGCGGCCCGGTCCGGGAAGTCCCTCCGGGTGATAGCAAAGATCGAGCGGCAGGAGGCGCTCGCGAACATCGACGAGATCCTCCGGGAGACCGACGGGGTCATGATCGCCCGGGGAGACCTCGGGGTCCAGACCCCGATCGAGGATGTTCCTGCGGTGCAGAAGCGGATCATCCAGAAGGCCAACATCCTCGGCCGACCGGTGATCACCGCGACCCAGATGCTCGTCTCGATGACCGACAACATCCGGCCCACCCGGGCGGAGGTGACCGACGTCGCAAACGCCATCCTCGACGGGACTGATGCCGTGATGCTCTCGGAAGAGACGTCGATCGGGAAGTACCCGGTCGAGACGGTCGCGATGATGGCGAAGATCGCCCGCTCGACCGAGGAGAAGCGGTCAACCCTCGGGCCCGGGTACAACCTGGTCGACTACTTCCGGCAGGGGAAAGGCCGGGAGGGGATCACCATCAACGACGTCGTCTCCCTCAACGTCATCGAGGCGATGGATGCGCTCGGCATCAGGTTCGTGCTGACCCCCACCCGTTCCGGGAACACGCCGCGGAACATCTCGCGGTTCAAGCCCGGGGCCTGGATCCTCGCGTTCACCCGGAACCCGAGCACCCTCAAGTTCCTGGCGTTCTCCTACGGGGTCTGCCCGTTCCTGATCCGGAGCGAGAAGGAGTACTGGCACGGGGCGATCCTCGACTCGATCCGGGACTCGGGGCTGATCGAGCCGGGGGAGCGCGTGGTGCTGACCGAGGGGATCTCTCCCGGGCGCGAAGGGACCGATTCGCTCATCATCCTCACGGTGGAGTGA
- a CDS encoding cation diffusion facilitator family transporter: MGEVIPAGRDAPDEDLGVLKQKTARLSVASNTFLVATKLAVGVAIGSVGIISEAIHSAIDLIAAVVAYFSVRQSARPPDECHTFGHGKYESISGLLEAILILVAAVMIINEAVRNLLGGEETLNVEALGLGIAVMLLSAGVNLYVSSRLMAVAKKTESIALESDAWHLRTDVYTSAGVVAGLILIKLTGIVMLDSFVALGVAAIILKAAFDLIRRSFEDLVDRSLPPEEEARIREIISEHCTAVISFHRLRTRRSGPNRFVDLHMVVPKSATLEEAYGIVKHIETDVKQEFPRTSVTIRVQPCTGEDCLACGVLAACPECEHLTLHEGPKKER; this comes from the coding sequence ATGGGAGAGGTCATTCCCGCGGGACGGGATGCTCCGGACGAGGACCTAGGCGTGCTCAAGCAGAAGACCGCCCGCCTCTCGGTCGCATCGAACACCTTTCTTGTCGCGACGAAACTGGCGGTCGGGGTCGCCATCGGCTCGGTCGGTATCATATCCGAGGCGATCCACTCCGCAATCGACCTGATAGCCGCGGTCGTCGCCTACTTCTCGGTCCGGCAGTCGGCCCGGCCTCCCGACGAGTGCCACACCTTCGGGCACGGAAAATACGAGAGCATATCCGGGCTCCTCGAGGCGATCCTGATCCTCGTTGCCGCCGTCATGATCATCAACGAGGCGGTAAGAAACCTCCTCGGCGGAGAAGAGACGCTGAACGTCGAGGCGCTGGGGCTCGGTATCGCCGTCATGCTCCTCTCGGCCGGGGTAAACCTCTACGTCTCATCCCGGCTCATGGCGGTGGCGAAGAAGACCGAGTCGATCGCGCTTGAGAGTGACGCCTGGCACCTCCGGACCGACGTCTACACCTCCGCCGGGGTCGTGGCCGGCCTTATCCTGATCAAGCTCACCGGGATTGTGATGCTCGACTCGTTCGTCGCGCTCGGTGTCGCGGCAATCATCCTGAAGGCGGCGTTCGACCTTATCAGGCGGTCGTTTGAGGACCTCGTCGACCGGAGCCTCCCTCCCGAGGAGGAGGCCCGGATCCGGGAGATCATCAGCGAGCACTGCACGGCCGTCATCAGTTTCCACCGGCTCCGGACCCGCCGGTCGGGGCCGAACCGGTTCGTGGATCTCCACATGGTCGTCCCGAAGTCCGCGACCCTCGAGGAGGCCTACGGCATCGTGAAGCATATCGAGACCGATGTCAAGCAAGAGTTCCCCCGGACGAGCGTCACTATTCGGGTGCAGCCCTGCACCGGCGAGGACTGTCTCGCCTGCGGGGTCCTTGCCGCCTGCCCTGAGTGCGAACACCTGACCCTTCACGAAGGGCCGAAAAAAGAACGGTAA
- a CDS encoding type I restriction endonuclease subunit R, with protein sequence MSTVGERERLTQERVVAYFRDTLNYRYLGDWEYREGNSNVEEELLAAWLTRRGHSKQIIGKVLYELGKARAVSGSKNLYDANREVYGLLRYGVKVRPEIGEQHITVWLIDWENPQNNNFAIAEEVTITGENSKRPDIVLYVNGIALGVLELKRSIVSVSEGIRQNLDNQKKVFIRPFFATVQLVMAGNETEGLRYGVIETPEKYYLRWKEADAPPAAGENPLLTELSQLCRKERLLEIVHDFIVFDAGTKKTCRHNQYSGVKAAQERVKRREGGIIWHTQGSGKSLIMVWLAKWIREHVPGARVLLVTDRTELDDQIEKVFLGVSEDIYRTRSGVDLVRVLNSDTEWLVCSLIHKFGRGDDLSDTDLQTYIEEIKRNLPRGFSPKGEFFVFVDECHRTQSGKLHQAMKALLPGAMLIGFTGTPLLKQDKQKSIEVFGPYIHTYKYDEAVRDGVVLDLQYEARDIDQSITSQEKIDQWFEIKTRGLTDAARAQLKKRWGTMQKVLSAQDRLEKIVADILLDMELRDRLRSGRGNALLVTSSIYSACRFFEMFQKTDLAGRCAIITSYAPSPSDIKGEETGEGLTERLRQYDIYRKMLAAHFDEPEDTAMSKVELFEKEVKKRFINEPGQMKLLIVVDKLLTGFDAPPATYLYIDKQMRDHGLFQAICRVNRLDGEDKEYGYIIDYKDLFRSLEKSIKDYTGEAFSGFDKEDVSGLLKDRLEKGRERLDNALEAIRALCEPVEPPRDTLAYLHFFCAADTADPEALKENERRRVALYKLIAALLRAYAGLANEMLEAGYSDAKAAEIRAEVTHYDNVRKEVMRASGDYIDLKLYEPAMRHLLDTYIRAEESVKISAFDDMPLVQLLLERGADAVETLPPGIRDNHEAVAETIENNVRKLIIDETPINPKYYEKMSELLDALIKERRAQALGYQEYLKKIVELTKRMKRPGDGGRYPKALDTPAKQALYDNLGEDEAIALAVHEAVTSTKQDGWTHNPIKTKMVRIAIKQVIPDEDKLDRTLELVKNQQEYA encoded by the coding sequence ATGAGCACCGTCGGCGAGCGTGAGCGCCTCACGCAGGAGCGGGTCGTCGCCTACTTCCGCGACACCCTCAACTATCGCTACCTGGGCGACTGGGAGTACCGCGAGGGGAACAGCAACGTCGAAGAGGAGCTGCTCGCCGCATGGCTCACGCGCCGGGGCCACAGCAAACAGATCATCGGCAAAGTGCTCTATGAACTCGGCAAAGCCAGAGCCGTCAGCGGCAGCAAGAACCTCTACGATGCCAACCGCGAGGTCTACGGGCTGCTCCGCTACGGGGTGAAGGTCCGGCCCGAGATCGGCGAACAGCACATCACCGTCTGGCTCATCGACTGGGAGAATCCCCAGAACAACAACTTCGCCATCGCCGAGGAGGTCACCATCACCGGCGAGAACAGCAAGCGGCCGGATATCGTGCTCTACGTCAACGGCATCGCTCTCGGCGTGCTCGAACTGAAACGGTCGATCGTCTCGGTATCCGAGGGCATCCGCCAGAACCTCGACAACCAGAAGAAGGTCTTCATCCGCCCCTTCTTTGCCACCGTGCAACTCGTGATGGCCGGCAACGAGACTGAAGGGCTCCGTTACGGCGTGATCGAGACGCCGGAGAAGTACTACCTGCGCTGGAAAGAGGCGGATGCCCCTCCCGCCGCCGGCGAAAACCCGCTCCTCACCGAACTCTCCCAGCTCTGCCGGAAAGAACGCCTGCTTGAGATCGTCCACGACTTCATCGTCTTCGATGCAGGGACCAAGAAGACCTGCCGCCACAACCAGTACTCCGGGGTCAAGGCGGCACAGGAACGCGTAAAGCGGCGCGAGGGCGGGATCATCTGGCACACGCAGGGCAGCGGGAAGAGCCTGATCATGGTCTGGCTCGCCAAGTGGATCCGCGAACACGTGCCGGGCGCCCGCGTCCTGCTCGTCACCGACCGTACCGAACTTGACGACCAGATCGAGAAGGTCTTTTTAGGTGTCTCCGAGGATATCTACCGCACCCGGAGCGGCGTCGACCTCGTCCGCGTCCTCAACAGCGACACCGAGTGGCTAGTCTGCTCGCTGATCCACAAGTTCGGCCGTGGCGACGACCTCAGCGATACCGATCTCCAGACGTACATCGAAGAGATCAAACGCAACCTGCCCAGAGGATTCTCCCCCAAAGGCGAGTTCTTCGTCTTCGTCGACGAATGCCACCGCACCCAGTCCGGCAAACTGCACCAGGCGATGAAGGCGCTCCTCCCCGGGGCGATGCTGATTGGATTTACTGGCACCCCGCTGCTGAAACAGGACAAGCAGAAGAGCATCGAGGTCTTTGGCCCCTACATCCACACCTACAAATACGACGAGGCCGTGCGTGATGGCGTCGTCCTGGACCTCCAGTACGAGGCCCGCGACATCGACCAGAGCATCACCTCGCAGGAGAAGATCGACCAGTGGTTTGAGATTAAGACCCGGGGTCTGACCGACGCCGCGAGAGCTCAGCTCAAGAAGCGCTGGGGAACCATGCAGAAAGTGCTCAGCGCACAGGACCGCCTGGAGAAGATCGTTGCCGACATCCTGCTCGATATGGAACTGCGCGACCGGCTCAGAAGCGGCCGCGGAAACGCGCTCCTCGTCACCAGCAGCATCTACTCGGCCTGCCGGTTCTTTGAGATGTTTCAAAAGACCGACCTGGCAGGCAGATGTGCGATCATCACCTCCTACGCGCCGTCGCCTTCAGATATCAAGGGCGAAGAGACCGGCGAGGGGCTGACCGAGAGGCTGCGGCAATACGACATCTACCGCAAGATGCTCGCCGCTCACTTCGACGAACCGGAGGACACGGCGATGTCCAAGGTCGAGCTGTTCGAGAAGGAGGTGAAGAAGCGATTCATCAACGAGCCCGGACAGATGAAACTCCTGATCGTCGTCGACAAACTCCTGACCGGCTTTGACGCACCGCCCGCGACCTACCTCTACATCGACAAACAGATGCGCGACCACGGCCTCTTCCAGGCGATCTGCCGCGTGAATCGCCTTGATGGCGAGGACAAGGAGTACGGCTACATCATCGATTACAAAGACCTGTTCCGATCGCTTGAGAAGTCAATCAAGGATTACACCGGCGAAGCCTTCAGCGGCTTTGACAAAGAGGATGTCTCCGGACTGCTAAAAGACCGCTTGGAGAAAGGGCGCGAGCGACTTGACAACGCCCTTGAGGCAATCAGAGCGTTGTGCGAGCCGGTCGAACCTCCACGGGACACCCTTGCGTACTTGCACTTCTTCTGTGCGGCCGATACCGCAGATCCCGAGGCGCTTAAGGAGAACGAACGCAGGCGTGTCGCGCTCTACAAACTGATCGCCGCACTCCTCCGGGCGTATGCCGGCCTGGCGAACGAGATGCTTGAGGCCGGATACTCCGATGCCAAGGCCGCTGAGATCAGGGCCGAGGTCACCCACTATGACAACGTCCGTAAAGAGGTTATGCGGGCAAGCGGCGACTACATCGACCTGAAACTCTACGAACCGGCCATGCGGCACCTCCTCGACACCTACATCAGGGCTGAAGAGAGCGTGAAGATATCGGCATTCGATGATATGCCGCTGGTCCAACTCCTCCTCGAACGTGGTGCCGATGCTGTAGAGACGCTCCCGCCGGGCATACGAGACAATCACGAAGCAGTTGCCGAAACCATCGAGAATAACGTCCGCAAGCTGATCATCGATGAAACACCGATCAACCCGAAGTACTATGAAAAGATGTCCGAACTGCTGGATGCGCTGATCAAAGAACGCCGGGCACAGGCACTCGGGTACCAAGAATACCTGAAAAAGATCGTCGAACTGACAAAGCGGATGAAGCGCCCCGGTGACGGCGGACGGTATCCGAAGGCCCTGGACACCCCTGCAAAGCAGGCTCTCTACGACAACCTCGGCGAGGATGAAGCAATCGCGCTCGCGGTTCACGAGGCGGTAACCTCAACCAAACAGGACGGCTGGACACACAATCCCATCAAAACGAAGATGGTCCGTATTGCCATCAAGCAGGTCATCCCGGATGAGGATAAACTCGACAGAACCCTCGAACTTGTCAAGAACCAGCAGGAGTATGCCTGA
- a CDS encoding restriction endonuclease subunit S yields MIPEDWDLDQLGNLTNRVGSGITPTGGEKVYTKEGRPFIRSQNVGWGELQLSDLAFITDEIHKTFATSEIEEGDVLLNITGASIGRSAVADPRIAGGNVNQHVCEIRTERQKLEPKYLNYYLLSVSGQGQIDSFQAGGNRQGLNYNQIRSFTIPLPPLPEQRAIAAALSDADGLIGALDALIEKKRAIKQAAMQQLLTGKNRLPGFSGEWETKRLGEVASIRNQKILPSNVDPDMLCVELEHIGQGNGQLLAISTAQNSTSSKYRFFTGDVLFGRLRSYLRKFWHADRDGICTTEIWPLVVDASQVDSGFLYTIVQSDRFVEAASISYGTHMPRADWSVMKNFEVCLPSLPEQTAIAAVLSDMDAEIAALERRREKAEQIKQGMMQQLLTGRIRLPSVGEANDQ; encoded by the coding sequence GTGATTCCAGAAGACTGGGATTTAGACCAACTAGGCAATCTGACCAATCGAGTTGGTAGTGGTATTACACCCACGGGCGGCGAGAAGGTCTACACCAAAGAAGGCCGCCCGTTCATTCGCAGTCAAAACGTGGGTTGGGGGGAACTTCAACTATCCGATCTCGCTTTCATCACCGATGAGATACACAAAACATTTGCTACGAGTGAAATTGAGGAGGGAGATGTCCTTCTAAATATCACGGGTGCCTCAATTGGCCGCAGTGCCGTGGCAGATCCCCGAATTGCAGGCGGCAATGTTAATCAGCACGTCTGTGAAATCCGAACAGAACGTCAAAAACTTGAGCCAAAGTATCTGAATTACTATTTGTTATCTGTCTCGGGACAAGGTCAGATTGATAGTTTCCAGGCAGGGGGGAACCGCCAGGGGCTCAACTATAACCAGATACGTTCATTTACGATTCCCCTTCCTCCCCTCCCCGAACAACGCGCCATCGCCGCCGCCCTCTCCGATGCGGACGGGCTCATCGGGGCGCTGGATGCGCTCATCGAAAAGAAGCGGGCCATCAAGCAGGCCGCCATGCAGCAGCTCCTCACCGGGAAGAACAGGCTGCCGGGGTTCAGTGGGGAGTGGGAGACAAAGCGGCTTGGAGAAGTTGCGTCAATTCGAAATCAGAAGATTTTACCCTCGAATGTAGATCCAGATATGTTGTGCGTGGAACTTGAGCATATTGGGCAGGGCAATGGGCAGCTCTTGGCGATCTCCACAGCACAAAATTCAACGTCGTCAAAGTATCGTTTTTTTACCGGGGATGTCCTGTTTGGACGGCTCCGTTCGTACCTCCGCAAATTCTGGCACGCTGATAGGGATGGCATCTGTACAACCGAGATATGGCCTCTGGTGGTCGATGCAAGTCAGGTTGACAGTGGGTTTTTGTACACAATCGTCCAGAGTGATCGGTTCGTTGAAGCAGCGAGCATATCCTACGGGACACACATGCCACGTGCAGACTGGAGCGTGATGAAAAACTTTGAGGTTTGCTTGCCCTCACTTCCCGAACAAACCGCCATCGCCGCCGTCCTCTCCGACATGGACGCCGAGATCGCCGCCCTCGAACGCCGCCGGGAGAAGGCAGAGCAGATCAAGCAGGGCATGATGCAACAGCTCCTCACCGGGCGCATCCGATTGCCTTCAGTAGGCGAGGCGAACGATCAATGA